Genomic segment of Camelina sativa cultivar DH55 unplaced genomic scaffold, Cs unpScaffold00621, whole genome shotgun sequence:
aatttctGGGCCTAACACTTGACCCATTCATTTGAGCTCAGTCCACACTTACTAATCGtcgaaattttgaaatttctggACACCAGTTTTGTTTGTGTCCTGTTTGTGTCCTACGAGGACAGCTGTGTTAGATTTGAATGAAAAGAAATCGATAGAAGTGATGCCGTGAGCGTTGGTGTGTGTTGGTTCGTAagtggtgtcgttcgacactaaaggagttgatagtgaattggagtatttgtggggaagtgttgtccgtggttggacgaaatcaaatattccagctcatctctcttgttactcggtcgctagaggtggttggttgtgcgactctgTAACTAGATTAGGTGgggtttggtgtatttgtggaagtttttGCAAAGAGCGATTTCTACGCCGATTGTCTCGACGGAATTATGGTGTTCCGATGAAATTGTTTCTCGTGGATCTTGTGCGAGGATTGAGAATCTAGGTGCACTCGTCTCAATTTAGTATCAATCAAGGATACGAGTggtgaaaaagatgaagaagatgaagaaaaagatgataATGTGAGATCGAAAGCTTCATTGAAATGAGAATCAATAGActcaataattatattttttttttccttttattattaattaattttagagaaatattacttttaaaaaatttgagcATGCGtgttaattttggaaaaaaacatataataatgcTATCCTAGAATATTTCTCTACGAATCCATATCATGGTGGGGTTTTAGGcaagtaaaagagaaaaaaggaacagaaaaatatttggaaaagATAATAACGAAGTAACGAAGGAGAGATGTATGCTTATCAAAGTCGGTATCGGATCtgaaaaatagttataaaagaGCTTCCTTTTACTTGAGAacccacccaaaaaaaaatcttaacccCACAAGTCATCTAGAAGGAGAACTCGACAACAGCCGCTGAATTCAGGAGATCAATTTAATCAACCAGAAAAGTGTTCCTTGCTGAATTGGATTTGAGAGCAGTGAAAATTTCTCCCCAGCGATTGTTTTGTGACACAATCTTACCGATGACCAGTTTTGCCGGTCCGCCGCACAATAAAAGGCAGAAGAAGGATGTGTCTCTGTCGTCGTCGTCTAGCTTATCGTTGCTGCCACACGATGTTGCTCTGAACTGCTTGTCCCGCCTCTCGAGATTGGACAGTGCCGTCTTGTCTCTGACCTCCAAGAGCTACAGCTCTCTCGTGGTGTCGCCTGACTTCTGCCGCACGCGTGAGTTGATGGGTTGTACAGAGGAGTACTGGTATGTTTGCTTAAGCATCCCTCCTGACCCAACTCCACGCTGGTTCATCCTCCGCCGTGGAGGGCCCACACTAGATGACGTGGCCTTCGCCGCCAAGAAGTCTGTGAATTGGTTGCTGAGACCGATCCCATCGTACCCTTATCAGCCTCCGGAATCATCCTCATTCGTGGGGCTGAATTTTGGTATCTATGTAATCGGTGGAATCGTACAGGGGAACCCCACTTCGGATGTCTTGCTCCTGGATTGTGTCTCTCACTCGTGGCGCCGCATCCAGTCCATGAAAGTAGCTCGTGCTTCCGCAGCCGCAAACGTGGTAGACGGGAAGATTTACGGGTTTGGAGGCTGCCAGGAGGTAAATTCCCCCAACTGGGCAGAGGTGTTCGATCCAAAGACCCAAACTTGGGACAGCTTGCCATTACCTAAGGATCCGGATATACGCAGGAACACAAGTGTGATCGACAGAAGTGTGGTGATGGAAGATAAAATTTATGCGGTGGACGAAGAGGATCAAAGCTTTTACTACCTGCCACGTGAAGGTATATGGAGAAGAGGTAATCGGGATTCTAAGCCAGGAAACAGAAAAAACTGGTGTGCCATAGGGAAATTGTTATACTGTTGTGGTACTCGCGGGCAAATAATGTGGTGTGAGCCAAATGAGTTGGAGCGTTGTGGGGCAGAGGAGTTGAATTGGGGGGAGGTTGAGGGTTTGGGTATTTTGCAGTGGTGTGAATTTGGTTTAAAAGCAAAAAATCGTGCTATGGACGAGACTCTCGCCTGGGAGCTCCACTGGACCGTAAATGGTTTTAGCAGACTGAGCAGCAACTCTCGTGGGAACATTGTCGCCTTCTGGAAGGTGCTTATCCCTTGTACTAATAAGTTGGAGCTTTGGTGTGCGGAGATTTCCATGGAGAGAAGGCAGGGAGGCGAGATTTGGGGGACCATTGAGTGGGCCGATACCGTCTCTAAACTTGATCCTAAGTCATATACCGTTAAGGTTTTgtattctctttctctcaatgTTTGAAACATGTATGCTTCCAATTTCGTTCTGCCGTTAATCTAATTGGATGCAactttttttcagtttttttttggtttcctctATGACAGTATCAAAGACAGAATAcatcagaaaacaaatatttcaagacACTAACAACCAGATATTGCTTAAAACGCATCACGCCTCTCATGGTCACTAGCTTTCCGAGATCATTTACAGGAAGTTTGAAGCTACTCTGATGACCTGCTTGCTTTTTGATCCTCATTTGAAGGTGGTTATTCTTGTCCCTTTTTTGATCACTGAGGCATGCTGTTCTCCATTTTTACCTTCTCAATATCTTTTGTGGTTCAGCGATTATAGCTAGAGATATTTTTCTAGCTCAACTTCGTGACTGCTGAATCCTGagaacaattttttgttttattttgcaatgTCTAGGTAAGGATTGCATCTGCGTCAGCTCTTGCCATCATGATGGATGGGCCTTCATCTATTTTCCTTCAAGTGGCAGAGTACAAGGAATCCACCAAATATGGATCGTTTATGCCCCTCTCCAATTCCCTTGGTCGAATATTAATGCAACTCCACACAGGTGCTTCAAAGatattacttttcttttcctttattATCTTCTTATTTGGCTATTACTTAATTTCTTCTTGACCAAGATTTTCATGCCTTTCATATGAGTGTAGGCATTCTACATTTGATTCACAGCGATACTCATGGTAGATTGTTGATTCAGCTGTTCAAGATCCTCTTGCTTCTGATATCAAGCACACCGTACGTacatttcttctcttttatcttgTCAGCTCCTCATAATTAATGATATAAAGTGTTGTATCTTTACAAAGGTCCGTTATCGAAAACCTTAAAAGCCCTTGATTATGATTTACCTTTCTGTAAGTGAGTTGCGAAAGCTTCATTTATATGTGTATAAGCCCAGCTCTGTTTAGCTGATGTTATTTCTTGTTAAAAATTGCAACTACTTTGGGATCTTGTATGagattttcatttgttttttaatgtttgttatCATTTTCAGTTACTCGAGAATGCCAGGAGAATTGCTGCCAAAAGTTATAACGTCTCTGCATGCTAGGATCAATGAAGGGtttccttttaaaaatgataaaactgGTCTGCTGGTTAGTGCTTTATTTTCCTTATGTTGTTTTGTCTGTTTGCTGTCTTTGTTTATGATGGAGATATGAAGTCACGATTTCATATCTAGGCTTTCTGTCCTGGTTTGAAGTCACGATTTTGGTTTATTACGTCCTCCACAGCATCCACCCTTCTTTTCCTTTCCCGATTATCAGTCATATTGGCTGTTTGGCTTAACTTTTTATACTCACTTAGCACGACATTGGTACACAGGAGTTAAAGGTGTTCCAAGATAACTCCCTCCGCTGGTTTCGGCTCGTTCACCGGGAACGTCCACCGCGTGCCGCAGCATCTTGAGAATTGATGGTTGCATATGAAGCAATAACTCcagttttaaaaatgaaaatcgtTCTGGAAAGACCAAAAGAGATGTGCAGAATGTAATAGTCCacgaaaacaatatatatatatatatatataaatacacatcCTCTACAATCGAGTTTCTTTAATGTccataaatcatataatttttttaaaaacactatAACGTTGCctcataaattataaaaagttgaaaatgaagaaaaatatatataaatgtggaCTAACACTTCCAAGTTTTCAATAAGACCAGTGTTAAAACTAATCTCTTTTGCCGTGTGAGAGAGCTAGCTGTCAAGGGTGTTGTCcgtataataattttaatatcagTTTTCAAGTATAAAAgagcattattattaatttgatgatcttaggaaaaaaaatgatttcttactaatctaagtttatttattaaaaaggcataacaaaaaaaactagccGTTATTAGAGAGCCTCTAAAGAGCGCCGCAACGgtcacatttgtttttttccccgaaatctatcttcttcttcttcttcgaatccttgacaaaaaccctaattcgtgTTGAAATTGATTCTCAGATCTAGATTTCGTTATTCGTATTGCTCATTTGATTATCAAGTTCCTGTTTTTTTTCCGATGGAGTCGTCGTTGACATTGAAGAATGGGAAACCATGGACTTCCGGTGAAGGATCAGAGCAAGTTTCTGTCCAAGGTTCAAGATACTTCCAGATCTTTGGAGAATTCAAACCTTAAGATTTCAAATCGAAATATGCGAAGAAATCATCGGCGCAGAAGAATCAGAGCCCGAACCCGAAGAACCCTCCCCAAGCGGTTTTCTCTCCCCAGAATCGGATCAGAGAGAGGAAGTTTGTTGTGGTGTGAGCGTCGAAGAAGAACTCGAGGAAAGGGAAGACGGATCCAGCTGTTACAGAGATTGATTGTAAATGCGCATGAGACGCTTCATGCTTCACAAGAggagtttttcaaaaaaaaagaattgaattgGGGGAGGAAGCTGTAATCtcggagatggagaagaatccGGAGAGCCGGAGAAAATTGGGGTTTCTACAATGTTGGTGAAGCACGGCAAATTATCTGGTAAAGTGATGAAGTAGTAGTTAAGGGTTTCTCTTTGATGGTTTCGCTGATCATCTATGGTTTATTCCAGATCAAATATCAAGAAATTAGCAACAATGGTGCTTTGTATCTGTATATTATAACTTGCGTCTTTGACTCTGATTTGGATGAAACAGTGGAAGAAAGTGAGAATTCAGTAGTTTCTCTTGCCAAATGGACAAACACTTCTAAATTTGCAGAAGATTCTCGACTTCAGTGACAAAATTAAGGTAATATATGTTCacccttttttttatatcatgtCTTAGGTCTTGAAGGAT
This window contains:
- the LOC104773703 gene encoding putative F-box/kelch-repeat protein At3g24610, encoding MTSFAGPPHNKRQKKDVSLSSSSSLSLLPHDVALNCLSRLSRLDSAVLSLTSKSYSSLVVSPDFCRTRELMGCTEEYWYVCLSIPPDPTPRWFILRRGGPTLDDVAFAAKKSVNWLLRPIPSYPYQPPESSSFVGLNFGIYVIGGIVQGNPTSDVLLLDCVSHSWRRIQSMKVARASAAANVVDGKIYGFGGCQEVNSPNWAEVFDPKTQTWDSLPLPKDPDIRRNTSVIDRSVVMEDKIYAVDEEDQSFYYLPREGIWRRGNRDSKPGNRKNWCAIGKLLYCCGTRGQIMWCEPNELERCGAEELNWGEVEGLGILQWCEFGLKAKNRAMDETLAWELHWTVNGFSRLSSNSRGNIVAFWKVLIPCTNKLELWCAEISMERRQGGEIWGTIEWADTVSKLDPKSYTVKVLYSLSLNV
- the LOC104773704 gene encoding HEAT repeat-containing protein 6-like, with the protein product MTCLLFDPHLKVRIASASALAIMMDGPSSIFLQVAEYKESTKYGSFMPLSNSLGRILMQLHTGILHLIHSDTHGRLLIQLFKILLLLISSTPYSRMPGELLPKVITSLHARINEGFPFKNDKTGLLHDIGTQELKVFQDNSLRWFRLVHRERPPRAAAS